One stretch of Alcaligenes aquatilis DNA includes these proteins:
- the rodA gene encoding rod shape-determining protein RodA: MKRLLQLGLKAVTAFDWPLLLLLVLMAALGMTIMHSAVGGTDWRFADQVRNFLLAFGVMWVAALIPPAMWMKLAPVVYSVGVVLLLGVEFFGETSKGATRWLDLGVARIQPSEMLKISVPLMLAWYFHRYQRPKMSLLDFVVAGILLMIPFLLIVRQPDLGTALLVFAAGFCVIYFAGLSFKLIVPIVVVLVLGISALLYYEDYICVPDLDWVVLHDYQKHRVCTLLNPGSDRLGRGFHTIQSMIAIGSGGVYGKGYMMGTQSHLDFVPERTTDFIFAVFAEEFGLYGGIMLLVLYALLILRGLSIAAVAHTQFSRLLAGSMSMMLFVYVFVNIGMVTGILPVVGVPLPFLSYGGTALMTLGVACGMLMSISNDKPARPS, from the coding sequence ATGAAGCGACTTTTGCAACTGGGCCTGAAAGCTGTCACTGCCTTTGACTGGCCCTTGCTGCTGTTGCTGGTGCTAATGGCTGCGCTGGGCATGACGATCATGCATTCAGCCGTCGGGGGGACGGACTGGCGCTTTGCTGACCAGGTTCGCAATTTCCTGCTGGCCTTTGGTGTGATGTGGGTTGCGGCCTTGATTCCACCGGCGATGTGGATGAAGTTGGCCCCAGTCGTTTATTCGGTTGGGGTGGTACTGCTTTTGGGGGTGGAGTTCTTTGGCGAGACCAGCAAAGGCGCGACGCGTTGGCTGGATCTGGGGGTGGCGCGTATTCAGCCCTCGGAAATGCTCAAGATTTCTGTGCCCTTGATGCTGGCCTGGTATTTTCACCGCTATCAGCGGCCCAAGATGAGCCTGCTGGATTTTGTGGTGGCGGGTATTTTGCTGATGATTCCGTTCCTGCTGATTGTGCGTCAGCCGGACTTGGGTACCGCCTTGCTGGTGTTTGCTGCTGGCTTTTGCGTTATTTATTTTGCAGGCCTGTCCTTCAAGCTGATTGTGCCGATTGTGGTCGTGCTGGTGCTGGGCATCAGTGCTTTGCTTTATTACGAAGACTATATCTGCGTGCCTGACCTGGATTGGGTGGTGCTGCACGATTATCAGAAACACCGGGTCTGCACGCTGCTGAATCCGGGTAGCGACCGTCTGGGCAGGGGCTTTCACACCATTCAGTCCATGATTGCGATTGGCTCGGGCGGGGTTTACGGCAAAGGCTACATGATGGGCACCCAGTCTCATCTGGACTTTGTTCCCGAACGTACCACCGACTTTATTTTTGCGGTGTTTGCCGAGGAATTCGGTTTGTATGGCGGCATCATGCTGCTGGTGCTGTATGCCTTGCTGATTCTGCGCGGCTTGTCGATTGCCGCTGTGGCTCATACTCAGTTCAGCCGTCTGCTGGCCGGTTCCATGTCCATGATGCTGTTTGTCTATGTGTTCGTGAACATAGGCATGGTAACGGGGATTTTGCCCGTGGTAGGCGTGCCTTTGCCATTTCTAAGCTACGGCGGCACTGCCTTGATGACGCTGGGTGTGGCCTGCGGAATGCTGATGAGCATCAGCAACGATAAGCCCGCGCGACCTTCATAG
- the mrdA gene encoding penicillin-binding protein 2, giving the protein MFEFKKTSHQLRQRIFFRVLVAAVLACVLLGILGVRLWYLQVVRYEGFAARADQNRIAVIPITPRRGEILDRNGEVLARNYRDYTLSVVPASLGEPVDDMLDRVGELVELSPRDRRRFKQNAAQNSRYSEILLRNNLSDDEAAWFAAHAFKFPGVTLQARWVREYPHGESAAHVLGYVGRISEGDQQRLEETGQTGNYRGTQVIGKKGIEKTWEKTLHGRTGIEEVEVAASGRPVRTLSRVDPVPGASLRLSLDIGLQKMAEGLFAGRRGALVAIEPSTGEVLAFVSAPSFDPNLFIDGIDVENWRKLNDSPDHPLINRPLYGTYPIGSTYKPFVALAALETGKRKATDRISDPGYFEFGGQRFRNAGGAVYGSTDMHRALVVSSDTYFYSLGPEIGVDNLHDFMKQFGFGQHTGIDLDGERQGILPSTEWKRKAYRKPAQQRWYAGESISVAVGQGYNSFTVLQLAHATAVLASNGIVRPPHLVTQTLSPHDPEIEQPVRIDAKLIPLKQANVDVVKQALVDVVRQGTARRAFAGAAYQAAGKTGTAQVFSLRGAKYNANAIDERLRDHALFMSYAPAENPKIAVALIVENAGWGGSVAAPIVRKVFDYWLVERGQMQ; this is encoded by the coding sequence ATGTTTGAATTCAAAAAAACCTCACACCAGTTGCGCCAACGCATTTTTTTTCGTGTTCTGGTGGCCGCCGTTCTGGCCTGCGTGCTGCTAGGAATTTTGGGCGTGCGCTTGTGGTACTTGCAAGTGGTGCGCTACGAAGGCTTTGCCGCTCGAGCTGATCAAAACCGTATTGCTGTCATCCCGATTACTCCCCGACGAGGCGAGATTCTGGACCGCAATGGCGAGGTTTTAGCTCGTAATTATCGAGACTACACGCTGTCGGTGGTGCCAGCCAGTCTGGGTGAGCCCGTAGACGATATGCTGGATCGCGTGGGTGAATTGGTGGAGCTAAGTCCACGCGATCGTCGCCGATTCAAGCAGAACGCCGCCCAAAACAGCCGATATTCCGAGATTTTACTGCGCAATAACCTAAGTGATGATGAAGCGGCCTGGTTTGCTGCCCATGCTTTCAAATTCCCTGGAGTGACCTTACAGGCCCGCTGGGTGCGCGAGTACCCGCACGGCGAGTCAGCGGCGCACGTGCTGGGGTATGTAGGCCGTATTTCCGAAGGCGACCAGCAGCGTCTTGAAGAAACCGGGCAAACCGGTAACTACCGAGGCACGCAGGTGATTGGCAAAAAAGGGATTGAGAAAACCTGGGAAAAGACCCTGCACGGACGCACGGGTATTGAAGAGGTGGAAGTGGCCGCTTCAGGTCGTCCTGTGCGTACCTTGAGTCGCGTGGACCCTGTACCGGGTGCCAGCCTGCGCCTGTCGCTGGATATTGGCCTGCAAAAGATGGCCGAAGGTTTGTTTGCCGGGAGACGTGGTGCGTTGGTGGCGATTGAACCCAGCACGGGGGAAGTGCTGGCGTTTGTGTCCGCACCGTCCTTTGACCCGAACTTGTTTATCGACGGTATCGACGTAGAGAACTGGCGCAAGTTAAATGACTCGCCCGATCATCCGCTGATTAATCGTCCCCTGTACGGTACATATCCGATTGGTTCGACCTACAAGCCCTTCGTGGCGCTGGCGGCTTTGGAGACCGGCAAGCGCAAGGCGACCGATCGTATTTCCGATCCTGGCTATTTTGAGTTTGGTGGTCAGCGTTTCCGTAACGCGGGTGGGGCGGTTTACGGGTCTACCGATATGCACCGTGCCTTGGTGGTGTCCTCGGATACGTATTTCTATTCCTTAGGCCCGGAAATCGGCGTCGATAATCTGCACGACTTCATGAAGCAGTTTGGCTTTGGCCAGCATACTGGCATTGACCTGGATGGTGAACGCCAAGGCATTTTGCCTTCTACCGAGTGGAAACGTAAGGCTTATCGCAAACCGGCGCAACAGCGCTGGTATGCCGGGGAGAGTATCTCCGTGGCGGTAGGCCAGGGCTATAACTCTTTTACCGTGTTGCAACTGGCTCATGCCACGGCTGTGCTGGCGAGCAATGGCATTGTGCGGCCTCCGCACCTGGTCACCCAGACGCTAAGTCCCCACGACCCGGAAATTGAGCAGCCCGTGCGTATTGATGCCAAGCTGATCCCCTTGAAGCAGGCTAATGTGGATGTGGTCAAACAGGCTTTGGTCGATGTGGTGCGCCAAGGCACGGCACGGCGCGCTTTTGCGGGAGCAGCCTATCAGGCTGCTGGCAAGACAGGGACCGCACAGGTCTTTAGCCTGCGCGGTGCCAAGTACAATGCGAACGCCATTGACGAACGGTTGCGTGATCACGCCTTGTTCATGTCTTACGCCCCGGCAGAAAACCCTAAAATTGCAGTTGCCCTGATTGTGGAAAACGCAGGATGGGGTGGTTCGGTTGCAGCACCGATTGTGCGCAAGGTCTTTGATTACTGGTTGGTAGAGCGAGGGCAGATGCAATGA